A single Xylella taiwanensis DNA region contains:
- a CDS encoding FAD:protein FMN transferase, which produces MNISDLDLATLGGYTMGTTWSVKLVAPRQLDLHPLHTAIQARLDQIVAAMSTWEPNSTISRFNHAPAGSWHVLPNDFDLVLRTALEIATISNGAFDPTVGPLVTLWGFGAHGGNHQQIPTPEAIALATARVGWQHLVRTTDGRWLQPGGTELDLSAIAKGYGVDAVTATLHTQGVKHALVDIGGELYGYGHKPDGTPWSVLVEPDLTDKVNNVLPPCILELNGLAVATSGDRWHHFEHEGQRYTHTIDPQQGTPLPRAPAMVTMIAVSAMHADAWTTALSALGREAGLALAEALGLAVRYLEHDNGTLTAYYSPAFNRLLHKP; this is translated from the coding sequence ATGAACATATCCGACCTCGACCTTGCCACACTGGGCGGCTACACCATGGGCACTACCTGGAGCGTGAAATTGGTGGCGCCACGACAACTCGACCTACACCCACTACACACTGCAATCCAAGCACGGCTCGACCAGATTGTCGCAGCAATGAGCACATGGGAACCGAACAGCACCATCAGTCGTTTCAACCACGCACCCGCTGGTTCATGGCATGTCCTGCCAAACGATTTCGACTTGGTACTACGTACAGCTCTGGAAATCGCGACCATCAGCAACGGTGCCTTTGATCCAACCGTTGGCCCGTTGGTGACTCTGTGGGGCTTCGGCGCCCATGGCGGCAATCACCAGCAAATACCAACGCCTGAAGCAATCGCTCTTGCAACAGCACGTGTAGGCTGGCAGCACCTAGTGCGCACCACTGACGGACGCTGGCTGCAACCCGGCGGAACCGAGCTGGACTTATCAGCAATCGCCAAGGGATATGGCGTGGACGCCGTCACCGCCACACTACACACGCAAGGTGTGAAACATGCATTGGTAGACATTGGTGGCGAGTTATATGGCTATGGACACAAACCTGACGGCACACCTTGGAGTGTGCTGGTAGAACCGGATCTCACAGACAAGGTTAACAATGTACTGCCGCCATGCATCCTTGAACTGAATGGACTTGCAGTCGCCACTTCTGGCGACCGTTGGCACCACTTCGAACACGAAGGCCAACGTTACACACACACTATCGACCCTCAGCAAGGCACACCCCTCCCTCGCGCGCCCGCGATGGTCACCATGATCGCAGTCAGTGCAATGCACGCTGATGCCTGGACGACTGCTCTAAGTGCGCTGGGCCGGGAAGCCGGCTTAGCACTGGCCGAAGCGCTCGGATTGGCGGTTCGCTATCTAGAACACGATAATGGGACACTAACCGCTTACTACAGTCCAGCCTTCAATCGCTTGTTGCACAAGCCATGA
- a CDS encoding DUF2271 domain-containing protein has product MRITLTIALSGLLAMPAYATTLNITVEIPTLNVAEYHRPYIAIWIEDADQKVARNLALWYQQRGGAEAHGTKWLPELRQWWRKSGRTVQLPVDGVTGPTRPAGRHTLSLDEQQQLKHLPPGQYTLVVEATREVGGRELLKIPFTWPATTAETGQALGKTELGNVTLAAHP; this is encoded by the coding sequence ATGCGCATTACTTTGACGATCGCCCTCAGCGGCCTGCTGGCCATGCCCGCCTATGCGACCACACTCAACATCACCGTCGAGATACCCACACTCAACGTCGCCGAATACCACCGCCCCTATATCGCCATCTGGATCGAAGATGCCGATCAAAAAGTCGCACGCAACTTGGCACTCTGGTACCAACAACGTGGTGGCGCTGAAGCACACGGCACCAAGTGGTTACCGGAACTACGCCAGTGGTGGCGCAAAAGTGGCCGTACGGTACAGCTACCTGTAGACGGTGTCACCGGGCCAACTCGCCCAGCTGGGCGACACACGCTTTCCTTGGATGAGCAACAACAACTCAAACATCTGCCGCCAGGCCAGTACACCCTGGTTGTCGAAGCCACACGTGAAGTCGGCGGGCGCGAACTACTGAAGATCCCATTTACCTGGCCGGCAACAACCGCGGAGACAGGTCAAGCCCTGGGTAAGACTGAACTAGGCAACGTCACCCTGGCTGCCCACCCCTAA
- a CDS encoding aminoglycoside phosphotransferase family protein — MSSDFPDTTRAIQRLQWLRTTLADSTATLQRASTDAGFRSYWRSTSNGMSHILMDVPPSLENPHQWLRMHALLTDGGVRVPHVLAQDLDAGFLLLEDLGIPTLAQSLNTGNADTLFEAALEQLITLQRIVPPSDLTQFNEALLQRDASLFEDWFLYHHLNLRLNSTDLNALKQIQHHLMNNALAQPRVLVHRDFMPRNLMPVADGPAVLDFQDCTVGPVAYDPVSLFKDTSTSWPLTRVDGWLTHYHTRANAAKIPVPPLARFLRDADWMGVQRHLKNLGIFARLHYRDGKSWYLDNVPRFISYLDEVLPRHPTLAPLAELIEHRIKPALTERTAMESI; from the coding sequence ATCTCATCCGATTTCCCTGATACGACACGTGCAATACAACGCCTGCAATGGCTCCGTACCACCCTGGCAGACTCAACAGCAACGCTACAGCGCGCTTCCACCGACGCCGGATTCCGCAGTTACTGGCGCAGCACCAGCAACGGCATGAGCCATATTCTGATGGACGTCCCACCAAGTCTAGAGAATCCACACCAATGGCTACGTATGCATGCACTATTAACCGACGGCGGTGTACGTGTCCCACATGTGCTAGCACAAGATCTTGACGCTGGCTTCTTGCTGCTAGAAGACCTTGGCATACCAACACTGGCCCAAAGCCTGAACACCGGCAACGCCGACACCCTGTTCGAAGCCGCTCTGGAACAACTGATCACGTTACAGCGCATTGTCCCGCCGAGCGACCTTACCCAGTTCAACGAGGCACTGCTACAACGTGATGCCAGCCTGTTCGAAGACTGGTTCCTGTACCACCATCTGAATCTAAGGCTGAATTCAACCGACCTAAACGCCCTGAAGCAAATACAGCACCACCTGATGAACAACGCACTAGCACAGCCACGTGTACTTGTGCATCGTGACTTTATGCCACGCAACCTCATGCCGGTGGCTGATGGACCAGCGGTGCTAGATTTTCAGGACTGTACAGTGGGCCCAGTCGCCTACGATCCAGTGAGCCTATTCAAAGATACCTCAACAAGTTGGCCACTCACACGTGTGGATGGTTGGCTGACGCACTACCACACGCGCGCCAATGCAGCCAAAATTCCAGTGCCTCCCCTAGCACGCTTCCTACGCGATGCAGATTGGATGGGGGTACAACGACACTTGAAAAATCTAGGTATCTTCGCCCGACTTCATTACCGTGACGGTAAGTCCTGGTATTTGGACAACGTACCGCGTTTTATCAGCTATCTCGACGAAGTACTACCACGTCACCCAACATTGGCACCACTGGCCGAGCTGATTGAGCACCGCATCAAACCAGCATTAACAGAACGAACAGCGATGGAGTCAATATGA
- the murU gene encoding N-acetylmuramate alpha-1-phosphate uridylyltransferase MurU, with translation MKALIFAAGIGERMRPLTNHTPKPLLCAGGEPLIVWHLRKLAALGIREVVINTAWLGEQFPETLGDGQRFDLHLVYSYEGLPPLETGGGMLHALPLLGTAPFLAVNGDIWTDADFTRLPTEPVGDAHLMLVDNPEYHPQGDFALQPDGKVLDRGPGIPTLTFAGLGIYRSQLLTDWQTTIGNTPDTQAQPPRFKLAPLLRAAIQRSRIHGTHHRGQWTDVGTPQRLHTLDTWLRSQAAS, from the coding sequence ATGAAAGCGCTGATCTTCGCTGCTGGTATAGGTGAGCGTATGCGCCCACTGACAAACCATACCCCCAAGCCGCTATTATGTGCTGGTGGTGAGCCATTGATCGTCTGGCACCTGCGCAAACTCGCTGCATTGGGCATCCGTGAAGTGGTGATCAACACAGCGTGGCTAGGCGAGCAATTCCCAGAGACACTCGGCGACGGTCAACGTTTCGACTTACACTTGGTCTACAGCTACGAAGGGCTCCCACCACTGGAAACCGGCGGCGGCATGTTACACGCATTACCGCTCCTGGGCACTGCACCATTCCTCGCTGTCAATGGCGACATCTGGACCGATGCCGACTTCACACGCCTACCGACGGAACCCGTAGGTGATGCACATCTGATGCTAGTCGACAACCCGGAGTACCATCCACAGGGCGACTTCGCATTGCAACCGGATGGAAAGGTGCTCGACCGCGGACCTGGGATTCCTACGTTGACTTTTGCCGGTCTTGGCATCTACAGATCACAGCTACTCACCGACTGGCAGACAACAATCGGCAATACGCCCGACACCCAAGCACAACCACCACGCTTCAAACTTGCACCACTATTGCGTGCAGCCATACAGCGCAGCCGCATCCACGGCACCCACCACCGTGGTCAGTGGACCGACGTTGGTACACCGCAGCGTCTGCACACACTGGATACATGGCTACGGTCACAAGCCGCCTCCTAG
- the hda gene encoding DnaA regulatory inactivator Hda yields the protein MSVSQLPLALRYSSDQRLDTYLQAPSGLIAQLRAVVDERLRDWVYLVGVSGSGKTHLALALCAAAEQVGQSVAYLPLQVAAGHLRDALEALQGCVLVVLDGLEAIAGMREDEIALFDFHNRARAAGITLLYTARAMPDGLGLTLPDLRSRVAQCIRIALPTLDDVGRAAVLRERAQRRGLVLDEAAIEWLLSHGDRDLGRLLMLLDRLDRESLAAKRRVTMPFLRHVLADGGVPVVLKCQPVGSTASQSNKASVRSSYCD from the coding sequence GTGAGTGTTTCGCAGCTGCCACTGGCCTTGCGCTATTCTTCTGATCAGCGTTTGGATACTTATCTGCAAGCCCCCTCCGGGCTGATTGCGCAACTAAGGGCTGTGGTCGATGAGCGGTTGCGGGATTGGGTCTATCTTGTGGGTGTCTCTGGCAGTGGTAAGACTCATTTGGCATTGGCGTTGTGTGCGGCTGCCGAACAGGTTGGACAGTCAGTGGCCTACTTGCCGCTACAGGTTGCTGCAGGGCATCTGCGCGATGCATTGGAAGCGCTGCAGGGCTGTGTGCTGGTTGTCCTGGATGGTTTGGAGGCGATCGCTGGCATGCGTGAGGACGAGATTGCGTTATTCGACTTTCACAATCGTGCGCGGGCGGCCGGTATCACGTTGCTGTATACGGCACGTGCCATGCCTGATGGTCTTGGGTTGACGTTGCCGGATTTACGTTCACGGGTGGCGCAATGCATCCGCATTGCGTTGCCCACGCTCGATGATGTCGGCCGTGCAGCAGTGTTGCGTGAGCGTGCTCAACGTCGTGGTCTCGTGCTGGATGAGGCTGCGATTGAGTGGCTGCTGAGTCATGGTGATCGTGATTTAGGCAGGTTGCTTATGTTGCTCGACAGACTCGATCGTGAATCGCTGGCTGCCAAGCGGCGCGTCACCATGCCGTTCTTGCGTCATGTGCTCGCAGATGGTGGGGTGCCAGTTGTTTTAAAGTGTCAACCTGTTGGAAGTACGGCTTCTCAATCCAATAAAGCCAGTGTGCGGTCGTCATATTGCGATTAA
- a CDS encoding sulfite reductase subunit alpha, with the protein MNSMNQVGLSQILTGILLATVALVLLDLHTGPWWLGMPSTLRISIASVCLATYLVVCLRCLRPQEHLHIQKDAVLFAWASQTGFAKTLAERSAAALQQAGCNVQTLPLEWLDNKTLHKATCVLFVISTTGEGDPPDHAQPFVHVLATSLPLPQLRYGLIALGDRRYKTFCAFGRRLDHWLTDQGAEALFERIEVDNGDPQALRKWQQQLTNHIGDVPIVWRPQTSATWRLQARQHCNPDSPGGAVYRLRLVPDDGHLPFWQAGDIAEVIPCHPPCRVQTWLEQHTLDGDVLVDGRPLRDWLATSQLPETVPTHLWPATLVAGLTPLSARAYSIASIPEEGHIALLLRYQSGPNGTPGLGSTWLCKHAPLEGKIALRIRTNPSFHGPPADHSLILIGNGTGIAGLRAHLRARIEAGARANWLLFGERSAIHDHHYAEDIHAWQRDGWLTRVDLAFSRNGKPHRCYVQHLLETAADMLRTWVANGASLYICGSLHGMAQEVDATIERILGPDLRQHLQQQGRYRRDVY; encoded by the coding sequence ATGAACAGCATGAACCAGGTTGGGCTGAGCCAAATACTGACTGGCATCCTACTTGCAACCGTAGCACTAGTACTCCTAGACCTACATACCGGCCCGTGGTGGCTTGGCATGCCAAGCACGCTCCGAATATCAATCGCCAGCGTGTGCCTAGCAACTTACCTGGTCGTTTGTCTGCGGTGTTTGCGCCCACAAGAGCACTTACACATCCAGAAAGATGCCGTACTGTTTGCCTGGGCAAGCCAAACAGGCTTTGCCAAAACACTCGCGGAACGCAGCGCAGCAGCCCTGCAACAGGCTGGATGCAACGTGCAGACGCTCCCTTTGGAATGGCTAGACAACAAAACACTGCACAAGGCCACCTGCGTGTTGTTCGTCATCAGTACTACCGGTGAGGGCGACCCACCAGATCACGCTCAACCCTTTGTTCATGTTCTGGCGACCTCTCTCCCACTCCCTCAATTGCGCTACGGTCTGATAGCACTCGGTGATCGCCGTTACAAAACGTTCTGCGCCTTCGGGCGACGTCTAGATCATTGGTTGACGGATCAGGGAGCCGAGGCACTATTCGAGCGGATCGAAGTTGACAACGGTGATCCGCAAGCGCTGCGAAAATGGCAACAGCAACTCACCAATCACATCGGAGACGTCCCGATCGTTTGGAGACCACAGACATCTGCAACATGGCGCCTGCAAGCACGTCAACATTGCAATCCAGACAGTCCAGGTGGCGCAGTCTACCGACTGCGCCTCGTCCCCGACGATGGTCACCTCCCTTTTTGGCAAGCTGGTGACATCGCTGAAGTCATACCATGCCATCCGCCATGCCGAGTACAAACGTGGCTGGAACAACATACGTTGGACGGTGATGTGTTGGTGGACGGACGTCCATTACGTGATTGGCTAGCAACATCACAATTACCAGAAACCGTCCCAACTCATCTATGGCCCGCTACCCTGGTCGCAGGGCTCACCCCACTGTCTGCTCGTGCTTACTCGATCGCCTCGATTCCAGAGGAAGGTCACATTGCGCTGCTGTTACGGTACCAATCAGGTCCTAACGGCACTCCCGGCCTGGGTAGCACTTGGCTGTGCAAGCACGCACCACTGGAGGGAAAGATTGCACTGCGGATCCGAACCAATCCAAGCTTTCATGGACCGCCTGCAGATCACTCATTGATCTTAATTGGCAACGGTACCGGTATTGCTGGTTTACGCGCCCACCTACGCGCACGCATCGAAGCCGGCGCGCGCGCCAACTGGCTGTTGTTCGGCGAACGCAGCGCCATTCATGATCATCACTACGCCGAAGACATTCATGCCTGGCAGCGCGACGGCTGGCTCACACGTGTCGACCTCGCCTTCTCAAGGAACGGTAAGCCGCATCGTTGCTACGTCCAGCATTTGCTGGAAACCGCTGCAGACATGCTACGCACCTGGGTTGCCAACGGTGCCAGTCTCTATATCTGTGGCAGCCTACACGGAATGGCACAGGAAGTAGACGCTACGATCGAACGAATCTTGGGGCCCGATCTACGCCAACACCTGCAGCAACAGGGTCGTTATAGGCGCGATGTTTACTAA
- a CDS encoding ComEA family DNA-binding protein, with protein sequence MKSFAMSLKSLLLLLALAFTAHAADKVDINTASAEEMDRVLVNIGPSKASAIVKYRQENGPFKSVEELALVNGIGMKTVERNRDLMEVGARMAPAKPAKGTELKSVGRR encoded by the coding sequence ATGAAGTCTTTCGCCATGAGCCTGAAGTCTTTGTTGTTGTTATTAGCCCTTGCTTTCACAGCACATGCGGCTGACAAGGTCGATATCAACACAGCTTCAGCGGAAGAAATGGATAGAGTGTTGGTGAATATTGGTCCCTCCAAGGCTTCTGCTATCGTCAAGTACCGTCAGGAAAACGGTCCCTTTAAGAGCGTTGAGGAGTTAGCCCTGGTCAATGGAATCGGAATGAAGACAGTTGAACGGAATCGCGACCTGATGGAAGTTGGTGCCAGGATGGCACCCGCTAAACCTGCCAAGGGAACAGAGCTGAAGTCGGTGGGAAGGCGGTAA
- a CDS encoding PepSY-associated TM helix domain-containing protein, with translation MSTTSSSTAADPGVHRQRRSFWLRTLHQWHWISSAICLVGMLLFAATGLTLNHAARIETTPNVVHRTTTLPPALHAALATSKNSSGPLPPVIAVWLSTYTGQALAGRKAEWSPEEIYLSLPGPGTDAWLSLNRTDGTVEYEHTDRGWIAYFNDLHKGRNAGPVWGWFIDLLAVACLVFCLTGLCLLYLHARQRRLTWPLVGFGLIVPLLIALLLIH, from the coding sequence ATGTCCACCACATCCTCGTCCACTGCCGCCGATCCAGGCGTACATCGACAACGCCGCAGCTTCTGGCTGCGCACATTACACCAATGGCACTGGATCAGTTCGGCCATCTGCCTGGTCGGCATGCTACTGTTCGCAGCCACCGGATTGACCCTGAACCACGCCGCACGGATTGAGACCACACCAAACGTGGTACACCGCACCACAACACTGCCGCCAGCACTGCACGCCGCACTCGCGACATCAAAAAACAGCAGTGGGCCTCTACCTCCAGTAATCGCCGTGTGGCTCAGCACATACACCGGGCAAGCACTGGCCGGACGTAAGGCAGAATGGTCGCCCGAAGAGATCTATCTATCGCTCCCCGGCCCCGGTACCGATGCTTGGCTCAGCCTGAACCGCACCGATGGCACGGTGGAGTACGAGCACACCGACCGGGGTTGGATCGCCTACTTCAATGACCTCCACAAAGGCCGTAACGCAGGCCCGGTCTGGGGCTGGTTCATTGACCTGCTTGCGGTCGCCTGTCTCGTGTTCTGCCTCACCGGCCTATGCCTTCTCTACCTGCACGCGCGCCAGCGGCGCCTGACTTGGCCGCTCGTCGGTTTTGGTTTGATCGTGCCACTACTGATCGCACTACTCCTGATCCACTGA
- a CDS encoding DUF4198 domain-containing protein, producing the protein MKHSLLLIATLAVLPFTAQAHKAWLLPSQTVITGQSAWITVDAAVSNDLFYFNHVPLRLDTLVITAPNGNHEQPQNPTTSKYRSVFDVELSQQGTYRLSVVNNGLSATWTENGQIKRWRGDTARFATEVPKNNQNLKVTQSLARIETFITNGNPNQTALEPNGHGLELVPITHPNDLFANEAAQFSLHIDGKPATGLEVHIIRGATRYRNSQDEIKVTTDTQGGFSVIWPQAGMYLLEVTTEDTKVNMPPAKQRRLSYTATLEVLPQ; encoded by the coding sequence ATGAAGCATTCCCTCCTATTGATCGCGACACTAGCTGTGCTCCCCTTCACTGCACAGGCACACAAAGCCTGGCTGCTCCCCTCACAGACCGTGATCACCGGCCAATCAGCGTGGATCACTGTCGACGCAGCCGTGTCAAACGATCTGTTCTATTTCAACCACGTGCCACTGCGCCTGGACACACTGGTCATCACCGCACCAAACGGCAACCATGAGCAACCACAGAACCCCACCACCAGCAAGTACCGTAGCGTATTCGACGTGGAGCTGAGTCAGCAGGGCACCTACCGCCTCAGTGTCGTCAACAACGGACTGTCTGCCACCTGGACAGAGAACGGCCAGATCAAACGCTGGCGGGGAGATACCGCACGCTTCGCCACAGAGGTACCAAAAAACAACCAGAACCTTAAGGTAACGCAATCACTCGCCAGGATCGAAACCTTCATCACCAATGGAAACCCGAACCAGACCGCACTCGAACCAAACGGCCACGGTCTGGAATTAGTACCCATCACTCATCCGAACGATCTGTTCGCTAACGAAGCGGCGCAGTTCTCACTACACATTGACGGAAAACCAGCCACCGGACTGGAAGTGCACATCATCCGTGGTGCTACTCGGTACCGTAACTCACAAGATGAAATCAAGGTGACTACCGATACTCAGGGAGGTTTCTCTGTCATTTGGCCCCAGGCCGGCATGTATTTACTGGAAGTCACCACAGAAGACACCAAGGTCAACATGCCACCCGCCAAGCAACGCCGGCTGAGTTACACGGCCACACTGGAAGTGCTACCGCAGTAA
- a CDS encoding Fe2+-dependent dioxygenase has protein sequence MLLHIPYILNRTQATSMHERLAAANWTDGRETVGPQGAQVKHNLQLPETSPLRQELGREILDALARSPLYFAATLPLRTLPPRFNRYQKNHQYGFHVDGAVLSLPVAHGHTPVSLRSDVSCTLFLNDPDEYDGGELIITDTYGEHEVKLPAGDLVIYPSTSLHRVAPVTHGTRIASFFWVQSLVRQATRRHQLLELDTAIQSLTDSNTDRNTILRLTNVYHNLLREWSET, from the coding sequence ATGCTTTTACACATCCCCTACATCCTCAATCGCACCCAAGCGACCTCAATGCATGAACGCTTAGCGGCAGCCAACTGGACCGACGGACGCGAGACCGTCGGTCCCCAAGGTGCGCAGGTTAAACATAATCTGCAACTGCCCGAAACATCGCCACTGCGTCAGGAACTCGGCCGCGAGATCCTTGATGCACTGGCACGCAGCCCACTTTACTTTGCTGCAACATTACCGCTACGCACATTGCCACCACGTTTCAACCGCTACCAGAAAAACCACCAATACGGATTTCACGTCGACGGCGCGGTGCTGTCGCTCCCGGTCGCCCACGGCCATACTCCAGTCAGCCTGCGCAGCGACGTCTCTTGCACCTTGTTTCTCAACGACCCGGACGAATACGACGGGGGTGAGCTGATCATCACTGACACCTACGGCGAACATGAAGTCAAATTGCCAGCAGGCGACCTTGTCATTTACCCCTCGACCAGTCTGCACCGGGTCGCACCGGTCACCCACGGCACGCGGATCGCCTCCTTCTTTTGGGTACAAAGCCTAGTACGCCAAGCCACACGTCGCCACCAGTTACTCGAGCTGGACACCGCGATCCAATCACTGACTGACTCCAACACTGACCGCAACACGATCCTGCGACTCACCAACGTCTATCACAACCTGCTGCGGGAATGGTCAGAGACCTGA
- a CDS encoding catecholate siderophore receptor Fiu: MPFIKSRKHLIAATASNRHFTAVALLSSFSLVSQAQAIQTTTLDKINVQGEQLKRYSADKPASGKYTQPLIDTTQTINIIGKDLLNEQGATSLSEALRNSPGVGTFYVGENGTTATGDATYMRGFDSSSSIYVDGIRDLGSITRDVFNLEQIEVTKGPSSSDYGRTSPTGAINLITKQPFLRNTSTANISYGTASQRRFTSDLNLITSPDSAFRLNVMGQDSGVPGRNDVKNKRWGFAPSAAFGLETSTRVFVNLQYINQENIPDGGVLTIGLPGYSTPDSARTQISTAPRVDSKNFYGTRSDFEHVKSSMATVRIEHDIGNQTKLQNTLRWGRNEQRYLLTSYRGNSENLVTPNLADPSTWTLNREIPTFKDQINTILTNQTNLNLTLKTSSIEHNIATGVELTRERMQGYGISSSGRWPAANLYHPNPDVSGLSWAANGAYAHGQTDTTAFYLFDTLKFSRRWYVNGGLRWDRYNTDYSALLCDPVRGRIYCNTTTTILDQFKGNASGTLFGWKTGVLFKPTEHSSLYINYAVSQQPPGGASLELSAKPQNSNNPNYRPQTARTAETGVKWNSSQERLQLTAAIYNTEVKNDVVQDPIDLQYYQNGEKRVRGVELSAVGQVTDAWSMSAGFTTMDAKVKQGPAVSADGSLGLAYTPNQAFTAWTTYTFPFGLTIGGGARYAGEMKRDSKSAIGTPTDIESYWVIDMVLSYRLSEHLDLRLNSYNLLDKDYVAAINKSGYRYAPGTPRAFLLTANLRF; this comes from the coding sequence ATGCCATTCATTAAGAGTCGTAAACACCTGATCGCAGCAACGGCCAGCAACCGCCACTTCACTGCTGTAGCCCTACTGTCCTCTTTCTCTCTTGTTTCTCAGGCGCAAGCTATCCAAACCACCACGCTCGACAAAATCAACGTACAAGGTGAACAACTCAAACGTTATTCCGCAGACAAACCTGCCTCTGGCAAGTACACCCAACCGCTGATCGACACCACCCAAACCATTAACATCATCGGCAAAGATCTGCTCAACGAACAAGGCGCCACCTCGCTGAGCGAAGCACTACGCAACAGCCCGGGCGTGGGCACGTTCTACGTCGGCGAGAACGGCACCACCGCAACAGGTGACGCCACCTATATGCGCGGCTTCGACAGTTCCAGCAGCATCTATGTCGATGGCATCCGTGATCTCGGCTCAATCACCCGTGACGTCTTCAATCTGGAGCAAATTGAAGTCACCAAGGGTCCTTCCAGCTCAGACTACGGGCGTACTTCGCCCACTGGCGCGATTAACCTGATCACCAAGCAGCCATTCCTGCGCAATACCAGCACTGCAAACATCTCCTATGGCACAGCCTCGCAACGCCGCTTTACCAGCGACCTTAATCTGATCACCAGCCCTGATTCGGCATTCCGCTTAAACGTCATGGGGCAAGACAGCGGTGTTCCAGGACGCAACGATGTCAAAAACAAACGCTGGGGGTTTGCCCCATCAGCAGCATTCGGCTTAGAGACCAGCACCCGCGTATTCGTCAACCTGCAATACATCAACCAAGAAAACATTCCAGACGGCGGCGTGCTCACCATTGGCTTGCCCGGCTACAGCACGCCAGACAGCGCACGGACGCAGATCAGCACCGCACCACGCGTGGACAGCAAGAACTTCTATGGCACCCGCTCGGATTTCGAACACGTGAAATCGTCTATGGCCACCGTGCGCATTGAGCACGATATCGGCAACCAAACGAAACTGCAAAATACCTTGCGCTGGGGACGTAACGAACAGCGTTACCTGCTGACCTCCTACCGCGGCAATTCAGAGAACCTAGTGACACCCAACCTGGCCGATCCTTCGACCTGGACATTGAACCGTGAAATACCGACGTTCAAGGATCAAATCAACACGATCTTGACTAACCAAACCAACCTCAATCTGACCTTGAAAACCAGCTCGATCGAACACAACATCGCCACTGGTGTAGAACTGACTCGTGAACGGATGCAAGGCTATGGCATCAGCAGCAGCGGTCGCTGGCCAGCAGCCAACCTGTACCATCCGAACCCGGACGTCAGCGGGCTGAGCTGGGCAGCCAATGGCGCCTATGCCCACGGACAAACTGACACCACCGCATTCTACCTATTCGATACACTCAAGTTCAGTCGCCGTTGGTACGTCAACGGCGGCCTGCGCTGGGACCGCTACAACACCGACTATTCGGCACTGCTGTGCGACCCCGTACGCGGCCGCATCTACTGCAACACAACGACTACCATACTCGATCAGTTCAAGGGCAACGCTTCTGGGACTCTGTTCGGCTGGAAAACGGGCGTGCTATTCAAACCCACCGAACACAGCAGCCTGTACATCAACTACGCAGTTTCCCAACAACCACCCGGTGGTGCTTCACTGGAACTAAGCGCCAAACCCCAGAATTCCAATAACCCGAACTACCGACCACAAACCGCACGCACTGCCGAAACGGGCGTGAAGTGGAACTCATCTCAAGAACGTCTGCAACTGACCGCCGCGATATACAACACCGAGGTCAAGAACGACGTAGTACAGGACCCAATCGACCTACAGTATTACCAAAATGGCGAGAAACGGGTGCGCGGCGTTGAACTCAGCGCAGTTGGCCAAGTGACCGACGCCTGGTCGATGTCGGCAGGGTTCACGACGATGGACGCCAAAGTCAAGCAGGGGCCTGCGGTCTCAGCCGACGGTTCACTCGGACTCGCCTACACCCCCAATCAAGCATTCACCGCCTGGACCACATACACTTTTCCGTTTGGCCTGACGATTGGTGGTGGCGCACGCTACGCCGGCGAGATGAAACGCGACAGCAAAAGCGCGATCGGCACTCCAACTGATATTGAGAGCTACTGGGTCATAGACATGGTACTCAGCTACCGCCTCAGCGAACACCTGGATCTACGGCTGAACAGTTACAACCTGTTAGACAAGGACTACGTCGCAGCGATCAACAAGAGTGGCTACCGGTATGCTCCAGGGACTCCACGTGCATTTTTACTGACAGCAAACTTGCGCTTCTGA